In Pseudomonadota bacterium, the following proteins share a genomic window:
- the oxc gene encoding oxalyl-CoA decarboxylase, producing the protein MAVGTAKEKEKGGAATAEATQDLTDGFHLLIDALKLNGLNTIYGVPGIPITDFGRMAQASGIRVLSFRHEQNAGYAAAIAGFLTKKPGVCLTVSAPGFLNGLTALAHATTNCFPMILISGSSEREVVDLQQGDYEEMDQLAIAKPLCKAAFRVLHAADIGIGLARAIRAAVSGRPGGVYLDLPAKLFGQVMNAEAGKKSLVKVIDAAPAQIPAPAAVKRALDVLKSAKRPLIILGKGAAYAQADAAIRTFVEKMGVPFLPMSMAKGLLPDTHPQCAGAARSTVLKGADVVMLIGARLNWLLSHGKGKTWGDAPKKFIQIDIEPKEMDSNVEIAAPVVGDIGSCVAALLEGIGGIWPAAPADWISAVKAKREENVAKMAPRLMNNNSPMDYHGALGVLRTIIKERPDAILVNEGANTLDLARGVIDMYKPRKRLDVGTWGVMGIGMGSAIAAAVETGKPVLAVEGDSAFGFSGMEVETICRYDLPVCVVIFNNSGIYRGTDVNSTGSDPATTVFVKGARYDKMIEAFGGVGVNATTPDELKRAVNEAMDSGRPTLINAVIDPAAGSESGRIGNLNPQSALKKK; encoded by the coding sequence ATGGCCGTAGGAACCGCAAAGGAAAAAGAAAAAGGAGGCGCCGCGACGGCAGAGGCCACGCAGGACCTGACGGATGGCTTTCACCTCCTCATCGACGCGCTCAAGCTGAACGGCCTCAACACCATCTACGGCGTGCCGGGCATCCCGATCACGGATTTCGGCCGCATGGCGCAGGCGTCGGGCATTCGCGTGCTCTCGTTCCGCCACGAACAGAACGCCGGCTACGCGGCTGCGATCGCCGGCTTCCTGACCAAGAAGCCCGGCGTCTGCCTCACCGTGTCGGCACCCGGCTTCCTCAACGGCCTGACAGCGCTCGCCCACGCCACGACCAACTGCTTCCCGATGATCCTCATATCGGGCTCGTCCGAGCGCGAGGTCGTCGATCTGCAGCAGGGCGACTACGAGGAGATGGATCAGCTCGCCATCGCCAAGCCGCTGTGCAAGGCGGCGTTCCGCGTGCTGCATGCCGCCGACATCGGCATTGGCCTCGCGCGCGCGATTCGCGCCGCCGTGTCGGGTCGTCCGGGCGGCGTCTACCTCGACCTGCCGGCCAAGCTGTTCGGACAGGTCATGAATGCCGAGGCCGGCAAGAAATCGCTCGTCAAGGTCATCGACGCGGCACCGGCCCAGATTCCCGCACCCGCCGCGGTCAAGCGCGCCCTCGACGTGCTGAAGAGCGCCAAGCGTCCCCTGATCATCCTCGGCAAGGGTGCTGCCTACGCGCAGGCCGACGCTGCCATCCGCACGTTCGTCGAGAAGATGGGCGTTCCGTTCCTCCCCATGAGCATGGCCAAGGGCCTGCTGCCCGACACGCATCCGCAATGCGCGGGGGCCGCGCGGTCGACGGTGCTGAAAGGCGCCGACGTCGTGATGCTGATCGGTGCTCGCCTCAACTGGCTGTTGTCGCACGGCAAGGGCAAGACCTGGGGTGATGCGCCGAAGAAGTTCATCCAGATCGACATCGAGCCCAAGGAGATGGACAGCAACGTCGAGATCGCCGCCCCTGTGGTCGGCGATATCGGCTCCTGCGTCGCGGCGCTCCTCGAGGGGATCGGCGGCATTTGGCCGGCCGCACCGGCCGACTGGATCAGCGCCGTCAAGGCGAAGCGCGAAGAGAACGTCGCCAAGATGGCGCCGCGCCTGATGAACAATAACTCGCCGATGGACTATCACGGCGCGCTCGGCGTGCTGCGGACCATCATCAAGGAGCGGCCGGACGCCATCCTGGTCAACGAAGGCGCGAACACGCTCGATCTCGCGCGCGGCGTCATCGATATGTACAAGCCGCGCAAGCGTCTGGACGTCGGCACCTGGGGCGTCATGGGCATCGGCATGGGCTCCGCCATCGCCGCGGCCGTCGAGACCGGCAAGCCGGTGCTGGCGGTCGAAGGCGACAGCGCCTTTGGCTTCTCGGGCATGGAGGTGGAAACGATCTGCCGCTACGACCTCCCGGTCTGCGTCGTCATCTTCAACAACAGCGGCATCTATCGCGGCACCGACGTCAATTCGACCGGCTCCGATCCCGCGACGACCGTGTTCGTCAAGGGTGCCCGCTACGACAAGATGATCGAGGCGTTCGGCGGCGTCGGCGTCAATGCGACGACGCCGGACGAGCTGAAGCGCGCCGTCAACGAGGCGATGGACTCCGGCAGGCCGACCCTCATCAACGCGGTGATCGATCCGGCCGCCGGCAGCGAGAGCGGCCGCATCGGCAACCTCAATCCGCAAAGTGCGCTCAAGAAGAAATAA